In Planctomonas sp. JC2975, the genomic stretch AGCTCGCGATCCAGGGTGAGCGTGCCATCAGCCACGCTCTCGCCCCGTCCGACCCGGTCGTACAGGATGGTGCTGATACCCCGCTCCGCCATGAGATCCGCCGTGATCGCGGGAGTGGGATCCGACGCCCGGTAGGGACCGGCGCCTGCGATGAAGATCACCGGACGCCCTTCGCCCCGCACCTCGTACGCCACCCGATCGCCGGCTTCCGTGGTGACCCACCGGGTCTCGACCTGCTGGGGTTCCGTGTTGTCCGTCACCGACTCATTGTCCACCGCTGCAACCACAATGCCGTCAACCTGTGGTTGACGGCAGGCGCGCGTCAACCTAGAGTTGACGCATGGCTGATTTCCCCGTTTCACTCGACAACCTCATCGCGTTCGTCGAAGCCCTCCACGCGGACGCCGATCCGCTTCGTCACCTCTCCGACGCCGTCACGATCTCGAACCGGGTGCAGGGCCAGGCGGACGCCCTGATCGGATACTTCGTCGACCAGGCGCGCCGCTCCGGCGCATCCTGGACCCAGATCGGCGAGAGCATGGGCGTCACGAAACAGGCCGCGCAGAAGCGGTTCGTCGCCAAGGCGCAGGAGTACGGACTCCCGGCCCCGTCATCCGCTCCCTTGCAGCGCTTCACGCAGCGCGCCCGCAGCGTGCTGGTTGCCGCGCGAAGCATGGTCGACGACGGCGAGGTCGAGCCGCGACACCTGGTGGCGGCGCTGCTCACCGAGCCGGAGGCCGTTGCGGCCGTCGTCATCCATGAGCTCGGCGTGACGGATGACGCACTCCTGGCCGCGATGAACGTTCCGTCCGACCGACTCGAGAAGCCCGCAAAGGCCTCACCGCCCGACGGCGAGGAAGCTGTGCGGTTCGGCGACGCGGCGAAGCGCCTCCTCGCACACGCGCTGGACGTCGCCCTCCACTACGGGCACAA encodes the following:
- a CDS encoding Clp protease N-terminal domain-containing protein, encoding MADFPVSLDNLIAFVEALHADADPLRHLSDAVTISNRVQGQADALIGYFVDQARRSGASWTQIGESMGVTKQAAQKRFVAKAQEYGLPAPSSAPLQRFTQRARSVLVAARSMVDDGEVEPRHLVAALLTEPEAVAAVVIHELGVTDDALLAAMNVPSDRLEKPAKASPPDGEEAVRFGDAAKRLLAHALDVALHYGHNYIGTEHLLLSASSEGPTVEPLAALGLDSDRLSAAVEAKLEAIMKTLKVARDATSSE